A genomic segment from Nocardia cyriacigeorgica GUH-2 encodes:
- a CDS encoding glutamate racemase, translating into MIVALIDSGLGSLPTAAWLRKLRPDVDLVLQLDPDGAPWGPKPEDWVIERVVATARASLTMGAEVIVLPCNTASVTALDHVRADVGPDIPVIGTVPAIKPAAAACRSVAVWATAATTASRYQADLIARFGGEATVTGVACHGLADAIDAGDLVAARAAIEAAAEQTPDDVEGVVLGCTHYPLVVDSIVAALPDGVRLFDSAQAVAAQTIRRMDALGRPSTGNGTVQVFNSGRPGELPAAAAAFEPGRALGATD; encoded by the coding sequence GTGATCGTCGCGCTCATCGATTCCGGTCTCGGCTCGCTGCCGACAGCAGCATGGCTGCGCAAGCTGCGGCCGGATGTGGATCTGGTGTTGCAGCTGGATCCCGATGGCGCGCCGTGGGGGCCCAAACCCGAGGACTGGGTGATCGAGCGGGTGGTCGCGACAGCGCGCGCCTCGTTGACGATGGGCGCGGAGGTGATCGTGCTGCCGTGCAATACCGCCAGCGTGACCGCCCTCGACCACGTCCGCGCGGACGTCGGCCCGGACATTCCGGTGATCGGCACCGTGCCCGCGATCAAACCCGCCGCGGCCGCCTGCCGCTCGGTGGCGGTCTGGGCCACCGCGGCCACCACCGCGAGCCGCTATCAAGCCGACCTCATCGCCCGCTTCGGCGGCGAGGCGACGGTGACCGGCGTGGCCTGCCACGGCCTGGCCGATGCGATCGACGCCGGCGATCTGGTGGCCGCCCGCGCGGCGATCGAGGCGGCGGCCGAGCAGACTCCCGACGATGTGGAGGGCGTGGTTCTCGGCTGCACCCACTATCCGCTGGTGGTGGACAGCATCGTGGCCGCGTTGCCGGACGGCGTGCGGCTGTTCGACAGCGCCCAAGCCGTTGCCGCGCAGACGATCCGGCGCATGGATGCCCTGGGCCGGCCGAGCACCGGCAACGGTACGGTGCAGGTGTTCAACAGCGGCCGCCCCGGCGAACTGCCCGCGGCCGCTGCCGCTTTCGAACCCGGACGGGCGCTCGGCGCGACGGATTGA
- a CDS encoding DNA alkylation repair protein — MTENPTAEQVRAALAEHADPADAVHLQRFFKTGPGEYGEGDVFIGVRVPATRSVAKRFAALPLSEIGVLLDSPVHEERLAALIILNNRFVKASKPRTFDEAARAEMVRFYLDAVRRGRVNNWDLVDVSAERIVGPWLLDKPHDLLFELADSEALWERRVALLSTFAFIKAGDASTTFAVAERLLGDRHDLIQKALGWMLREVGKRVDRQLLTDFLDRHAAQMGRTALSYATEHLDPEARAVYRAMR, encoded by the coding sequence ATGACCGAGAACCCCACCGCCGAGCAGGTGCGGGCCGCGCTCGCCGAACACGCCGACCCGGCCGATGCCGTGCACCTGCAACGGTTCTTCAAAACCGGGCCGGGCGAGTACGGTGAGGGCGACGTCTTCATCGGCGTGCGCGTTCCCGCCACCCGTTCCGTCGCCAAACGCTTTGCCGCGCTGCCGCTCTCCGAGATCGGCGTGCTGCTCGACAGCCCCGTACACGAGGAGCGGCTGGCGGCTCTGATCATCCTCAACAACCGCTTCGTGAAGGCGTCGAAACCACGCACCTTCGACGAGGCCGCCCGCGCCGAGATGGTGCGGTTCTACCTGGACGCGGTGCGACGCGGCCGGGTGAACAACTGGGATCTGGTCGACGTCTCGGCCGAGCGGATCGTCGGGCCCTGGCTGCTCGACAAACCGCACGATCTGCTGTTCGAGCTGGCCGATTCGGAGGCGTTGTGGGAGCGACGGGTCGCGTTGCTGTCCACGTTCGCCTTCATCAAGGCCGGCGACGCGTCGACCACGTTCGCCGTCGCCGAGCGGCTACTCGGCGACCGGCACGATCTCATCCAGAAAGCGCTCGGCTGGATGCTGCGCGAGGTGGGCAAGCGCGTCGACCGGCAGCTGCTGACCGACTTCCTGGACCGGCATGCGGCGCAGATGGGACGCACCGCATTGAGTTACGCCACCGAACATCTGGATCCGGAAGCCCGGGCGGTATATCGGGCCATGCGGTAA
- the tuf gene encoding elongation factor Tu, which translates to MAKAKFERTKPHVNIGTIGHVDHGKTTLTAAITKVLADKYPDLNESFAFDQIDKAPEEKARGITINISHVEYQTEKRHYAHVDAPGHADYIKNMITGAAQMDGAILVVAATDGPMPQTREHVLLARQVGVPYILVALNKSDMVDDEEILELVEMEVRELLASQEFDEDAPVVRVSGLKALEGDQKWVDSVVELMNAVDESIPDPVRETDKPFLMPVEDVFTITGRGTVVTGRVERGVINVNEEVEIVGIRPEKTKTTVTGIEMFRKLLDQGQAGDNVGLLVRGIKREDVERGQVVVKPGTTTPHTEFEGQAYILSKDEGGRHTPFFNNYRPQFYFRTTDVTGVVTLPEGTEMVMPGDNTEMSVKLIQPVAMDEGLRFAIREGGRTVGAGRVTKIIK; encoded by the coding sequence GTGGCGAAGGCGAAGTTCGAGCGGACGAAGCCGCACGTCAACATCGGCACCATCGGTCACGTCGACCACGGCAAGACCACGCTGACCGCAGCGATCACCAAGGTGCTGGCTGACAAGTACCCGGATCTGAACGAGAGCTTCGCTTTCGACCAGATCGACAAGGCGCCTGAGGAGAAGGCTCGTGGTATCACGATCAACATCTCCCACGTCGAGTACCAGACCGAGAAGCGCCACTACGCGCACGTCGACGCCCCGGGTCACGCCGACTACATCAAGAACATGATCACCGGTGCGGCGCAGATGGACGGCGCCATCCTCGTGGTCGCCGCCACCGACGGCCCGATGCCGCAGACCCGTGAGCACGTGCTGCTCGCCCGTCAGGTCGGCGTGCCCTACATCCTGGTCGCGCTGAACAAGTCGGACATGGTCGACGACGAGGAGATCCTCGAGCTCGTCGAGATGGAGGTCCGCGAGCTGCTGGCTTCGCAGGAGTTCGACGAGGACGCCCCCGTCGTCCGCGTCTCCGGCCTGAAGGCGCTCGAGGGCGACCAGAAGTGGGTCGACTCGGTCGTCGAGCTCATGAACGCTGTCGACGAGTCCATCCCGGACCCGGTGCGTGAGACCGACAAGCCGTTCCTGATGCCCGTCGAGGACGTCTTCACCATCACCGGTCGTGGCACCGTCGTCACCGGTCGCGTCGAGCGTGGCGTGATCAACGTGAACGAGGAAGTCGAGATCGTCGGCATCCGCCCGGAGAAGACCAAGACCACGGTCACCGGTATCGAGATGTTCCGCAAGCTGCTCGACCAGGGCCAGGCGGGCGACAACGTCGGTCTGCTGGTTCGTGGCATCAAGCGCGAGGACGTGGAGCGCGGCCAGGTCGTCGTGAAGCCGGGCACCACCACCCCGCACACCGAGTTCGAGGGCCAGGCCTACATCCTGTCCAAGGACGAGGGTGGCCGCCACACCCCGTTCTTCAACAACTACCGTCCGCAGTTCTACTTCCGTACCACTGACGTGACGGGCGTTGTGACCCTGCCCGAGGGCACCGAGATGGTCATGCCCGGTGACAACACCGAGATGTCTGTCAAGCTGATCCAGCCGGTCGCCATGGACGAGGGCCTGCGCTTCGCGATCCGCGAAGGTGGCCGCACCGTCGGCGCCGGTCGCGTCACCAAGATCATCAAGTGA
- the fusA gene encoding elongation factor G encodes MAQDVLTDLNKVRNIGIMAHIDAGKTTTTERILFYTGVNYKIGETHDGASTTDWMEQEQERGITITSAAVTCFWNQNQINIIDTPGHVDFTVEVERSLRVLDGAVAVFDGKEGVEPQSEQVWRQADKYDVPRICFVNKMDKLGADFYFTVQTIKDRLGAKPLVIQLPIGAEDTFEGIVDLVEMNAKVWTGETKLGEKYEVQEIPADLKEKAEQYRQELLETVAESDEALLEKFFGGEELTIDEIKGAIRKMTVSSELYPVLCGSAFKNKGVQPMLDAVVDYLPSPLDVESVHGHVPGNEDEVITRKPSADEPFAALAFKIAVHPFFGKLTYIRVYSGKVDSGAQVINATKGKKERLGKLFQMHSNKENPVPVVSAGHIYAVIGLKDTTTGDTLCDPNNQIVLESMTFPDPVIEVSIEPKTKSDQEKLGTAIQKLSEEDPTFSVKLDQETGQTVIGGMGELHLDILVDRMKREFKVEANVGKPQVAYRETITRPVEKLEFTHKKQTGGSGQFAKVIIAVEPFVGEDGATYEFENKVTGGRVPREYIPSVDAGAQDAMQYGVLAGYPLVNLKVTLLDGAYHDVDSSEMAFKIAGSQALKEAAKKAGPVILEPLMAVEVITPEDYMGDVIGDLNSRRGQIQAMEERSGARVVKALVPLSEMFGYIGDLRSKTQGRANYSMVFDSYAEVPANVSKEIIAKATGE; translated from the coding sequence GTGGCACAGGACGTGCTCACCGACCTGAACAAGGTCCGCAACATCGGCATCATGGCCCACATCGATGCGGGCAAGACGACGACAACCGAACGAATCCTGTTCTACACCGGTGTGAACTACAAGATCGGTGAGACCCACGACGGTGCCTCGACCACCGACTGGATGGAACAGGAACAGGAACGCGGCATCACCATCACCTCCGCGGCGGTGACGTGTTTCTGGAACCAGAACCAGATCAACATCATCGACACCCCGGGCCACGTGGACTTCACCGTTGAGGTGGAGCGTTCGCTGCGCGTGCTCGACGGCGCCGTGGCCGTCTTCGACGGCAAGGAAGGTGTCGAGCCGCAGTCCGAGCAGGTGTGGCGTCAGGCCGACAAGTACGACGTGCCGCGCATCTGCTTCGTCAACAAGATGGACAAGCTCGGCGCGGACTTCTACTTCACCGTGCAGACCATCAAGGACCGCCTCGGTGCCAAGCCGCTGGTCATCCAGCTGCCGATCGGCGCGGAGGACACCTTCGAGGGCATCGTCGACCTGGTCGAGATGAACGCCAAGGTGTGGACCGGCGAGACCAAGCTCGGTGAGAAGTACGAGGTCCAGGAAATCCCGGCCGATCTCAAGGAGAAGGCCGAGCAGTACCGCCAGGAGCTGCTCGAGACCGTCGCCGAGTCGGACGAGGCGCTGCTGGAGAAGTTCTTCGGTGGCGAGGAGCTCACGATCGATGAGATCAAGGGCGCCATCCGCAAGATGACCGTCAGCTCCGAGCTCTACCCCGTGCTGTGTGGTTCGGCGTTCAAGAACAAGGGCGTGCAGCCCATGCTCGACGCCGTGGTGGACTACCTGCCCTCGCCGCTGGATGTCGAGTCCGTGCACGGCCACGTCCCCGGCAACGAGGACGAGGTCATCACCCGCAAGCCGAGCGCCGACGAGCCGTTCGCTGCCCTGGCGTTCAAGATCGCGGTGCACCCGTTCTTCGGCAAGCTGACCTACATCCGCGTGTACTCCGGCAAGGTCGACTCCGGCGCCCAGGTCATCAACGCGACCAAGGGCAAGAAGGAGCGTCTGGGCAAGCTGTTCCAGATGCACTCCAACAAGGAGAACCCGGTTCCCGTGGTCTCGGCCGGCCACATCTACGCGGTCATCGGCCTCAAGGACACCACCACCGGTGACACCCTGTGCGATCCGAACAACCAGATCGTGCTCGAGTCCATGACCTTCCCGGACCCGGTCATCGAGGTCTCCATCGAGCCCAAGACCAAGTCCGACCAGGAGAAGCTCGGCACCGCGATCCAGAAGCTGTCCGAAGAGGACCCCACCTTCTCGGTGAAGCTGGATCAGGAGACCGGCCAGACCGTCATCGGCGGCATGGGTGAGCTGCACCTGGACATCCTCGTCGACCGGATGAAGCGCGAGTTCAAGGTCGAGGCGAACGTCGGTAAGCCGCAGGTGGCCTACCGCGAGACGATCACCCGCCCGGTCGAGAAGCTCGAGTTCACGCACAAGAAGCAGACCGGTGGTTCCGGTCAGTTCGCGAAGGTCATCATCGCGGTCGAGCCGTTCGTCGGCGAGGACGGCGCGACCTACGAGTTCGAGAACAAGGTCACCGGTGGCCGCGTGCCGCGCGAGTACATCCCATCGGTCGACGCCGGTGCGCAGGACGCCATGCAGTACGGTGTGCTCGCCGGTTACCCGCTGGTCAACCTGAAGGTGACCCTGCTCGACGGCGCGTACCATGACGTCGACTCCTCGGAGATGGCGTTCAAGATCGCCGGCTCGCAGGCCCTGAAGGAAGCGGCCAAGAAGGCCGGTCCGGTGATCCTCGAACCGCTCATGGCGGTCGAGGTCATCACGCCCGAGGACTACATGGGCGATGTGATCGGCGACCTGAACTCCCGCCGTGGCCAGATCCAGGCCATGGAGGAACGCAGTGGTGCCCGTGTCGTCAAGGCGCTGGTTCCGCTCTCGGAGATGTTCGGCTACATCGGTGACCTGCGGTCGAAGACCCAGGGCCGGGCGAACTACTCCATGGTGTTCGATTCGTACGCGGAGGTTCCGGCCAACGTGTCGAAGGAGATCATCGCCAAGGCGACCGGCGAGTAG
- the rpsG gene encoding 30S ribosomal protein S7: MPRKGPAPKRPLINDPVYGSPLVTQLVNKILLDGKKSTAERIVYGALEQAREKTGTDPVVTLKRALDNVKPSLEVKPRRVGGATYQVPVEVRPGRANTLALRWLVNFSRARREKTMVERLANELLDASNGLGASVKRREDTHKMAESNRAFAHYRW; this comes from the coding sequence ATGCCGCGCAAGGGCCCCGCTCCCAAGCGTCCGTTGATCAATGACCCGGTCTACGGGTCGCCGCTGGTCACCCAGCTGGTCAACAAGATCCTGCTCGATGGCAAGAAGTCGACCGCCGAGCGCATCGTCTACGGTGCACTCGAGCAGGCGCGCGAGAAGACCGGCACCGATCCGGTCGTCACCCTCAAGCGCGCCCTCGACAACGTCAAGCCGTCGCTCGAGGTCAAGCCGCGTCGCGTCGGTGGCGCCACCTACCAGGTGCCGGTCGAGGTTCGTCCCGGCCGGGCCAACACCCTGGCGCTGCGCTGGCTGGTCAACTTCTCGCGCGCCCGTCGGGAGAAGACGATGGTCGAGCGTCTGGCCAACGAGCTGCTCGACGCCAGCAATGGTCTGGGCGCCTCGGTGAAGCGTCGCGAGGACACCCACAAGATGGCCGAGTCCAACCGGGCGTTCGCGCACTACCGCTGGTGA
- the rpsL gene encoding 30S ribosomal protein S12, with amino-acid sequence MPTINQLVRKGRRDKVAKTKTAALKGSPQRRGVCTRVYTTTPKKPNSALRKVARVRLTSAVEVTAYIPGEGHNLQEHSMVLVRGGRVKDLPGVRYKIIRGSLDTQGVKNRKQARSRYGAKKEKS; translated from the coding sequence ATGCCAACCATCAACCAGCTGGTCCGTAAGGGTCGCCGTGACAAGGTCGCCAAGACCAAGACCGCGGCCCTCAAGGGGAGCCCGCAGCGCCGTGGCGTGTGCACGCGTGTGTACACCACGACCCCGAAGAAGCCGAACTCCGCGCTGCGTAAGGTCGCGCGTGTTCGCCTGACCAGCGCGGTCGAGGTCACGGCGTACATCCCGGGCGAGGGCCACAACCTGCAGGAGCACTCGATGGTGCTCGTCCGTGGCGGTCGTGTGAAGGACCTGCCCGGTGTGCGCTACAAGATCATCCGCGGCTCCCTCGACACCCAGGGTGTGAAGAACCGCAAGCAGGCCCGCAGCCGCTACGGCGCCAAGAAGGAGAAGAGCTGA
- a CDS encoding DUF3558 domain-containing protein, whose protein sequence is MSGGGRRVRATMAVTAAVGLALALGGCGRTVEGSAQPAGAAEASTVNTDFDKLLRECDVVSQDQIAKVVDESGYVRPSFYGAVCMWDLEGGSTGGGMVTLNWYEIGSLNNERTNNDKLGYTTTTITVQGRSALETRRPGDPDSCGVSASAADTGIVGWWVNYRPGSAHPDPCAAAKKLVELTLNLAR, encoded by the coding sequence ATGAGCGGCGGGGGCAGGCGCGTGCGCGCGACGATGGCGGTGACGGCGGCGGTGGGCCTGGCGCTGGCCCTCGGCGGCTGCGGGCGCACCGTGGAGGGCTCGGCCCAGCCGGCCGGCGCGGCCGAGGCGAGCACGGTCAACACCGACTTCGACAAGCTGCTGCGCGAATGCGATGTGGTCTCCCAGGATCAGATCGCCAAGGTCGTCGACGAGTCCGGTTACGTGCGCCCATCGTTTTACGGCGCGGTCTGCATGTGGGATCTGGAGGGCGGCTCGACCGGCGGCGGCATGGTCACGCTGAACTGGTACGAGATCGGCTCGCTCAACAACGAACGCACCAACAACGACAAACTCGGCTACACCACCACCACGATCACCGTCCAGGGGCGTAGCGCGCTGGAGACGCGGCGGCCCGGCGATCCGGACTCCTGCGGCGTCAGCGCGAGCGCGGCCGACACCGGCATCGTGGGCTGGTGGGTCAACTACCGTCCCGGCTCCGCCCATCCCGATCCATGCGCTGCCGCCAAGAAACTCGTGGAGCTGACCTTGAATCTGGCCAGGTGA
- a CDS encoding DUF3558 domain-containing protein: protein MRIPSVLVSVAALTLLLSACGSSEEGDSPQAPHRPPPKVATLGPFVGECGHVTDDEVRQIAGMAQISQVFKNSTGCNWQAAGSGSTSVTFASFRGSPIERERAWVTTQGRNPQSIEVAGKSGFQALEPGGTVCDLAVQIGDDFFEWSMSYGLFESNGGNPCDKMRALAELTVQRLQ, encoded by the coding sequence ATGCGTATCCCGTCGGTCCTCGTCTCGGTGGCGGCCCTGACGTTGCTGCTGTCGGCGTGCGGCTCCAGCGAGGAGGGCGATTCGCCGCAGGCCCCGCACCGGCCGCCGCCGAAGGTCGCCACGCTCGGCCCGTTCGTCGGCGAATGCGGCCACGTCACCGATGACGAGGTGCGCCAGATCGCCGGGATGGCCCAGATCTCGCAGGTGTTCAAGAACTCCACCGGCTGCAACTGGCAGGCCGCGGGCAGCGGATCCACCAGCGTCACCTTCGCTTCCTTCCGGGGCAGCCCGATCGAGCGCGAGCGCGCGTGGGTCACCACCCAGGGCCGCAACCCGCAGTCGATCGAGGTGGCGGGCAAGAGCGGCTTTCAGGCACTGGAACCGGGCGGGACGGTCTGCGACCTCGCGGTGCAGATCGGCGACGACTTCTTCGAATGGTCGATGTCCTATGGCCTGTTCGAGTCCAATGGTGGCAACCCGTGCGACAAGATGCGCGCGCTGGCCGAGCTGACCGTGCAGAGGCTGCAATGA
- the hppD gene encoding 4-hydroxyphenylpyruvate dioxygenase — protein sequence MTLEQLPDARRAGTPADDELRTLVGLVDHDVSVDPFPVIGWDALIWVVGNATQTAHFLESAFGMRLEAYSGPETGNRDHKAFVLRSGGVRFVVKGAVDPDSPLIAHHDRHGDGVVDIALEVPDVDRCIDWARRHGATVLVEPHDETDEFGTVRSAALATYGETRHTLVDRSGYLGPYLPGYVARRSTYQPRPGAPVRLFQAIDHVVGNVELGRMDEWVEFYHRVMGFTNMAEFVGDDIATEYSALMSKVVANGNHRVKFPLNEPAVGKKRSQIDEYLEFYRGPGVQHIALATSDILACVDSLRREGIEFLPTPDAYYEDPELRARIGRVRVPVRELQSRGILVDRDEDGYLLQIFCRPLTDRPTVFFELIERHGSLGFGKGNFKALFEAIEREQDARGNL from the coding sequence ATGACTCTCGAGCAGTTGCCGGACGCCCGGCGCGCCGGTACCCCGGCCGACGATGAGCTGCGCACCCTGGTCGGCCTGGTGGACCACGATGTGAGTGTCGATCCGTTCCCCGTGATCGGCTGGGACGCGCTGATATGGGTGGTCGGCAACGCGACCCAAACCGCGCACTTCTTGGAGTCGGCGTTCGGCATGCGGCTGGAGGCCTATTCGGGTCCGGAGACCGGCAATCGCGACCACAAGGCGTTCGTGTTGCGCAGCGGTGGTGTGCGATTCGTCGTCAAGGGCGCCGTCGATCCGGACAGCCCGCTGATCGCCCACCACGATCGCCACGGCGACGGCGTCGTCGATATTGCCCTCGAGGTGCCGGATGTGGACCGGTGCATCGACTGGGCGCGCCGGCACGGCGCCACCGTGCTGGTCGAACCGCATGACGAGACCGACGAATTCGGCACCGTCCGCTCCGCAGCCCTGGCCACCTACGGCGAGACCAGGCACACCCTGGTGGACCGCTCCGGCTACCTCGGCCCCTACCTGCCCGGCTACGTCGCGCGGCGTTCGACCTACCAGCCGCGACCCGGTGCACCGGTCCGGTTGTTCCAGGCGATCGACCACGTGGTCGGCAATGTGGAGCTGGGCCGGATGGACGAATGGGTCGAGTTCTACCACCGCGTCATGGGTTTCACGAATATGGCCGAATTCGTCGGCGACGACATCGCCACCGAGTACTCGGCGCTGATGAGCAAGGTCGTGGCCAACGGCAATCATCGGGTGAAGTTCCCGCTCAACGAGCCGGCCGTCGGCAAGAAGCGCTCCCAGATCGATGAGTACCTGGAGTTCTATCGCGGCCCGGGCGTGCAGCACATCGCACTGGCCACCTCCGACATCCTGGCCTGCGTGGACAGCCTGCGCCGCGAGGGCATCGAATTCCTGCCGACCCCCGATGCCTACTACGAGGACCCCGAGCTGCGCGCACGGATCGGACGCGTACGAGTTCCGGTGCGGGAGTTGCAATCTCGCGGCATCCTGGTCGACCGCGACGAGGACGGCTACCTGTTGCAGATCTTCTGCCGACCGCTCACCGACCGCCCCACCGTCTTCTTCGAACTCATCGAACGGCACGGCTCGCTCGGCTTCGGCAAGGGCAATTTCAAGGCGTTGTTCGAGGCCATCGAGCGCGAACAGGACGCCCGCGGCAATTTGTAG
- a CDS encoding Lrp/AsnC family transcriptional regulator, giving the protein MARTPAKLDELDLAILTAMHEYQKAGILELSRRTRVARATVQSRIQRLEEAGVISSYDPQIDVTAAGFEVQAFVTLEIAQGALDAVAAELEAIPGVLEAYATTGSGDVLCRIGADSHTGLQEVLLSIDRTPPVVRSHSVIVLSTVVERRTLPLLRTLTPAGTSKAPAYRGNR; this is encoded by the coding sequence ATGGCGCGCACACCGGCGAAACTCGACGAACTCGATCTCGCGATCCTCACCGCGATGCACGAGTACCAGAAGGCGGGGATCCTGGAGCTGTCCCGGCGCACCCGGGTCGCGCGGGCCACCGTGCAGTCGCGCATCCAGCGACTGGAGGAGGCGGGGGTGATCTCCTCCTACGATCCGCAGATCGACGTCACCGCCGCCGGTTTCGAGGTCCAGGCCTTCGTCACGCTGGAGATCGCCCAGGGCGCGCTCGACGCCGTCGCCGCCGAGCTGGAGGCGATTCCCGGCGTGCTCGAGGCCTACGCGACCACCGGATCCGGCGATGTGCTGTGCCGGATCGGCGCGGATTCGCACACCGGGTTGCAAGAGGTGCTGCTCAGCATCGACCGGACGCCGCCGGTGGTGCGGTCACACAGCGTGATCGTGCTGTCCACGGTGGTCGAGCGGCGCACATTGCCGTTGCTGCGGACTCTCACACCGGCGGGGACGAGTAAGGCGCCGGCCTATCGCGGGAATCGCTGA
- a CDS encoding winged helix DNA-binding domain-containing protein, translated as MELTTRTLNRTLLARQHLLERADLSVPEMCDHLVGLQAQDVPPPFIGLWSRLADFDPATVSAGLVDRPLVRITLMRGTIHLVTPPDARRIAPLIQPELEKIPFRKGFNYGAMVGLDPDEVRERGEAVLGDAPVPVAQLRARAAELYPDRDPGAVVQTWLYQLPVLQTPPRGMWRDNSRPVWSRVHPWLGAPLDPAYPVAELVLRYLRAFGPATTMDMQTWSKLPGMKAAVAELGDRLRTYTDERGRTLYDLADAELADPELPAPVRLLGWYDNALLSHQDRTRIVPTAPPRTQATLASPILIDGFLAGMYKVFPDKTAARLRISPNRDWTAREKTEVEAEAGALLAFLEPDLTPQLEILEVGADLRP; from the coding sequence ATGGAACTGACCACCCGGACGCTGAACCGGACCCTGCTCGCCCGCCAGCACCTGCTCGAACGCGCCGATCTCTCGGTGCCCGAGATGTGTGACCACCTGGTGGGCTTGCAGGCCCAGGATGTGCCGCCACCGTTCATCGGATTGTGGAGCCGGCTCGCCGATTTCGACCCGGCGACGGTGTCGGCGGGCCTGGTGGACCGCCCGCTGGTGCGAATCACCTTGATGCGCGGCACGATTCACCTCGTCACCCCGCCCGATGCCCGGCGCATCGCGCCGCTGATCCAGCCGGAGCTGGAAAAGATCCCGTTCCGCAAGGGTTTCAACTACGGCGCCATGGTCGGCCTGGATCCGGACGAGGTGCGCGAGCGCGGGGAGGCCGTGCTCGGCGACGCGCCCGTACCCGTGGCGCAGCTGCGGGCCCGGGCCGCCGAACTGTATCCGGACCGCGATCCCGGTGCGGTTGTGCAGACCTGGCTGTATCAGCTGCCGGTGCTGCAGACCCCGCCGCGCGGGATGTGGCGCGACAACAGCAGGCCGGTCTGGTCGCGCGTGCATCCCTGGCTGGGCGCGCCGCTGGATCCGGCCTACCCCGTCGCCGAGCTGGTGCTGCGGTACCTGCGCGCGTTCGGGCCCGCGACCACGATGGATATGCAGACCTGGTCCAAGCTGCCCGGAATGAAGGCCGCCGTCGCCGAACTGGGCGATCGCCTGCGCACCTACACCGACGAGCGCGGCCGCACCCTCTACGACCTGGCCGACGCCGAACTCGCCGACCCCGAGCTACCCGCACCGGTGCGCCTGCTCGGCTGGTACGACAACGCCCTGCTCTCCCACCAGGACCGCACCCGCATCGTCCCCACCGCCCCGCCGCGCACGCAGGCGACCCTGGCCTCGCCGATCCTGATCGACGGATTTCTGGCCGGCATGTACAAGGTCTTTCCGGACAAGACCGCCGCCCGCCTGCGGATCAGCCCGAACCGCGACTGGACCGCGCGGGAGAAGACCGAGGTGGAAGCGGAGGCGGGGGCGCTGCTGGCGTTCCTCGAACCCGACCTCACCCCGCAGCTCGAGATCCTCGAGGTGGGCGCCGACTTGCGCCCATAA
- a CDS encoding NADPH:quinone oxidoreductase family protein — MRAAQVSKLEGPESIEVVDLPEPTPFPGSVVIDVHAAGVAFPDVLMTRGLYQMKPPLPFVVGGEIAGVVREAPEGAHVRAGDRVIALTLLGNAMAEVAVVPAEMVFRLPDNVSLEAGAGILFNDLTVHFCLRNRGRLAPGETVLVHGAAGGIGTSTLRMAAALGAGRTIAVVSTEEKAEVARANGATDVVLTDGWLDAVKELTGGRGVDIVLDPVGGDRFTDSIRSLASAGRLLVVGFTAGEIPTVKVNRLLLKNVEVVGAAWGEWVMTHPGYLAEQWAEVEPLLASGAITAPQPVLFPLDRAADAVASLDNRTATGKVVVTVR, encoded by the coding sequence ATGCGCGCAGCCCAGGTCAGCAAGCTGGAAGGACCGGAGTCCATCGAGGTCGTCGACCTCCCGGAGCCCACGCCCTTCCCGGGCAGTGTGGTGATCGATGTGCACGCCGCCGGGGTCGCCTTTCCCGATGTGCTGATGACCCGCGGGCTGTACCAGATGAAGCCGCCGCTGCCGTTCGTGGTGGGCGGCGAGATCGCCGGTGTGGTGCGCGAGGCGCCGGAGGGCGCGCACGTGCGCGCGGGCGACCGGGTGATCGCGTTGACGCTGCTCGGCAACGCCATGGCCGAGGTCGCCGTGGTGCCCGCCGAGATGGTGTTCCGGCTGCCCGACAACGTGTCGCTGGAGGCCGGGGCAGGCATCCTGTTCAACGATCTGACCGTGCACTTCTGCCTGCGCAATCGCGGCAGGCTGGCGCCGGGCGAGACGGTGCTGGTGCACGGCGCGGCCGGCGGTATCGGCACCTCGACGCTGCGGATGGCCGCGGCGCTGGGTGCGGGCCGCACGATCGCGGTGGTGAGCACCGAGGAGAAGGCCGAGGTTGCGCGGGCCAACGGCGCCACCGACGTGGTGCTCACCGACGGCTGGCTGGACGCGGTCAAGGAGCTGACCGGTGGGCGCGGGGTGGATATCGTGCTCGACCCGGTCGGCGGCGATCGCTTCACCGACAGCATCCGCTCGCTCGCCTCGGCGGGCCGGCTGCTGGTGGTCGGCTTCACCGCCGGTGAGATCCCCACCGTGAAGGTGAACCGGCTGCTGCTCAAGAACGTCGAGGTGGTGGGCGCGGCGTGGGGCGAATGGGTGATGACGCATCCGGGTTACCTGGCCGAACAGTGGGCCGAGGTGGAACCGCTGCTGGCCTCGGGCGCGATCACCGCGCCGCAGCCGGTGCTGTTCCCGCTGGACCGGGCCGCCGACGCGGTGGCCTCGCTGGACAACCGCACCGCCACCGGCAAGGTCGTCGTCACCGTCCGCTGA